The Marinoscillum sp. 108 genome contains the following window.
TGTTGGTAATGTCAAAGGTGAAATTGACATCACTGCCCATATTGGAATTTAAAGAAAGGACCAGGCTACCACCATTATAAAACACTGAGTCAAGAGCTTCATTATTTTCAGCCGGGTAGCTAAAGACCAATATGGTATCAATCACAGCTTGCAGGCTTTCCGGAGCAGGCCCCAGTGCCGGGATGCCAATCCTGGCCTGATTGCTAATGTCGTCTATGTTGATCACGTCCTCTCCTTTATTGAACTCAGCACTGTCAAAATAGGTGAGTTTTAGTAGGGAAGTACTGTCTTCATCCAGCTGGAGTGCTTTGTCCCCTATTTCGTTTAGGAGGTCACGCATGGAATAGGAGATATCACCAAGAGGCAAGGCTACCTCGCTGGTTAGAGTAGGTCCTTTGAGGTTGTCAAAATCAAGGTCATTGACATTACAACTCAGGCAAAAAAGGATCAATAGGGCGGAAAGTGATTTTTTCACGTTACTAAAATTGGCAAAATAAGTTTAAAGCAAAATGTTTTTCTTCTGTTTTTCGATGAATCCTGCGATTCCTTGCAGGCCCCCGGTGTGGATCAGGACTATTTTTGAGTTGGAAGGGAAATAATTAGTCTCAATGAGTTTAGTTACCGCAAAGTACATTTTTGCCGTGTAAATAGGATCAAAAAGCACATTGATTTTTTCTTTGGTGTCATTAATAAATGCCACCAGGTCGTCTGTTACCTTACCATACCCACCAAAATGCCATTGATCCATTAATTCGTAATTTTCAAATGGAATGTTGTGATGTTGGAGCATGTTCCTGAATTCTGAATGAATGAAATTCCCTTTAAGGGCGGAGATTCCGATCAGTTTACCCTCCCCGCTCATTGCTTTTAACAACCCAGCCATCGTACCCCCTGTACCCACAGAGGTGATTACATAGTCGAAAGATTGGTTTATTTCAGTCCATATTTCCTGACACCCCCGGATGGCCAGCTCGTTTGTGCCCCCTTCCGGCAGGATCAGATAGCCAGGGTGGATTTGTTGGAGTTGATGTTGGTTTTCCTTGAGTTGGCGGTACTCATTTCTGGAGACAAATTGGAGTTTCATGCCTTGGTCCGAAGCAAACCGAAGGGTGGGATTGCTGTCAGGCGACAGCTCATCACCCCGTATGATTCCAATAGAGGGGAGTTGATTCGCCGCACAGGCCGCTGCTGTGGCGGCTATGTGGTTGGAGTAAGCCCCCCCGAACGTGACAATGCCAGCGAGGTGGGATTCCCGGACATGGAGAAGATTGTATTTCAGCTTCCTCCATTTGTTGCCCATGATATGGGGATGAATGAGGTCATCACGCTTGATCCAGACTTCCAGACCCTTTTCTTCAAAGAGAGGATCATGAATTTGCCCAATTGGAGAAGGTATGCGAGCCATACAGCGAAGTTAGGTAAATTTGCCCCATGATTGACCCACAGGAAGAGCACCAGAACGAGGACTTGTTTGAGCATCACCACATTATAGCAGACCCTAAACAGGCCATACTGCGTGTAGACAAGTTTTTAATGGACAGGTTGCCCAACGTCACACGCACCAAGATTCAGTCTGGCATTAAAGATGGTTTTGTCAAAGTGAATGGGGAGTTGGTGAAGCCCAACTACAAAGTGCATCCGGGTGATTCCATACATATCTATTTGTCGGAGCCTCCCAGAGATGAGGATGTTGTCCCTGAGGACATTCCGTTGAATATCATCTATGAGGATAAATATCTCTTGATCGTGAACAAACCAGCCGGGATGGTGGTGCATCCGGCATATCAAAACTGGAGCGGTACCCTGGTGAATGCTCTGGCGTATCACTTTCAGAATCTTCCCGAAATGGAAGGAAACGAGGGTAGACCCGGGCTGGTACACCGGATAGACAAGGATACTTCGGGACTTCTGGTGATTGCCAAGACAGAAGCTGCCATGACCGGCCTGGCACGCCAGTTTTTTGATCACAGTATCGAACGCACCTACTATGCACTCGTATGGGGAGAGCCAGAACCCACTAAAGGCACCATTGATGTGTTTGTGGGCCGCAGCTTGAAGGATCGCCGGATCACGACTGCTTTTCCGGAAGGGGATTTTGGGAAAAATGCTGTGACCCACTATGAGACTGTGAAACAGCTGAGGTATGTCACGTTGCTCAAGTGTAATTTGGAGACTGGGCGTACTCATCAGATCAGGGCACATATGAAATACATCGGGCACCCACTTTTCAACGATGCCACCTATGGTGGCGACACCATTCTGAAAGGCACGGTATTTACCAAATACAAACAGTTTGTTCATAACTGCTTCAAAATGATTCCGAGACAGGCCCTCCATGCCAAGACCCTGGGCTTTATTCACCCCATTACCAAGGAGCCAATGCGCTTCGACTCTGAACTCCCCGAAGACTTCACCCAGGTGCTGGAAAAGTGGGAAAACTATGTCAATCACTACGATGAAGAACAATAATCCGATTGACAGGCATTTTTAGTATTTGGTGAGTTTGAGCACAGCTCTTTGCGGGATTTCTGAGAAAATTCAAACGAATGGATAGAATCGTTCGGGTTTTTTCAAAAACCGGGTGCACCCAAGATGAAAGCGTTATTCAGCACAATTGCAAATACTACAGTGGCATATTATG
Protein-coding sequences here:
- a CDS encoding 1-aminocyclopropane-1-carboxylate deaminase/D-cysteine desulfhydrase — its product is MARIPSPIGQIHDPLFEEKGLEVWIKRDDLIHPHIMGNKWRKLKYNLLHVRESHLAGIVTFGGAYSNHIAATAAACAANQLPSIGIIRGDELSPDSNPTLRFASDQGMKLQFVSRNEYRQLKENQHQLQQIHPGYLILPEGGTNELAIRGCQEIWTEINQSFDYVITSVGTGGTMAGLLKAMSGEGKLIGISALKGNFIHSEFRNMLQHHNIPFENYELMDQWHFGGYGKVTDDLVAFINDTKEKINVLFDPIYTAKMYFAVTKLIETNYFPSNSKIVLIHTGGLQGIAGFIEKQKKNILL
- a CDS encoding RluA family pseudouridine synthase — translated: MIDPQEEHQNEDLFEHHHIIADPKQAILRVDKFLMDRLPNVTRTKIQSGIKDGFVKVNGELVKPNYKVHPGDSIHIYLSEPPRDEDVVPEDIPLNIIYEDKYLLIVNKPAGMVVHPAYQNWSGTLVNALAYHFQNLPEMEGNEGRPGLVHRIDKDTSGLLVIAKTEAAMTGLARQFFDHSIERTYYALVWGEPEPTKGTIDVFVGRSLKDRRITTAFPEGDFGKNAVTHYETVKQLRYVTLLKCNLETGRTHQIRAHMKYIGHPLFNDATYGGDTILKGTVFTKYKQFVHNCFKMIPRQALHAKTLGFIHPITKEPMRFDSELPEDFTQVLEKWENYVNHYDEEQ